The proteins below are encoded in one region of Brassica napus cultivar Da-Ae unplaced genomic scaffold, Da-Ae ScsIHWf_2614;HRSCAF=3363, whole genome shotgun sequence:
- the LOC125601583 gene encoding uncharacterized protein LOC125601583 yields MQRLSIDSSASKLHSYGGRKDDTYDHDDLKHKESLSSPPLSSSSSAADYDDDELKDFKPRRLSLQSSTHQNGEKLVHFIPVLTLICFIILYLSSHAPSQSDLAQFNGFMRRSKHLESDEDGEISRLMINADALAIRSSIRNLKETSESLPRRRTSHRKIADF; encoded by the exons ATGCAGAGGCTTTCGATAGACTCATCAGCTTCGAAGCTTCATAGCTACGGAGGACGGAAGGACGACACCTATGATCACGATGACTTAAAGCACAAGGAGTCACTCTCCTCTCCACCTCTTTCTTCCTCATCGTCCGCTGCAGATTACGACGATGACGAGCTCAAGGACTTTAAGCCGCGACGGTTATCGCTGCAATCGTCGACGCATCAGAACGGAGAGAAGCTTGTTCACTTCATCCCCGTCCTCACTCTTATCTGTTTCATCATCCTCTACCTCTCTTCTCACGCTCCGTCGCAGTCAG ATTTAGCTCAGTTTAACGGATTCATGCGTCGTTCAAAGCATCTAG AATCCGACGAAGATGGCGAAATCTCGAGGTTGATGATCAATGCCGACGCTCTGGCTATCCGTAGTAGCATAAGGAACTTAAAAGAGACGTCGGAATCGCTTCCCCGTCGCCGAACTTCTCACCGGAAAATAGCCGACTTCTAG
- the LOC125601584 gene encoding NDR1/HIN1-like protein 3: protein MAVGYGPPIYPPAQTYHSHGRRRGGEVGCSVCRCFLNCLGCCGGCILSIVCNILIGIAVCLGVVALILWFILRPNVVKFQVTEANLTRFDLEPQSNRLHYNLSLSFSVRNPNQRLGIHYDRLEARGYYGDQRFAEVDMKSFYQGRKSTKEIGTELNGESLVLLGSGGRKDLREDRKSGVYRIDVTLRFKIRFKFGFLNSWAFKPKIKCHLKVPLSSSGSTGGLQFHPTKCHVDL from the coding sequence ATGGCGGTCGGATACGGACCTCCGATCTATCCTCCTGCACAAACCTACCACAGTCATGGCCGACGCCGCGGCGGCGAAGTAGGTTGCAGCGTCTGCCGCTGCTTCTTAAACTGCCTCGGTTGCTGCGGCGGTTGCATCCTAAGCATCGTCTGCAACATCCTCATCGGTATAGCCGTTTGCCTCGGAGTCGTCGCTTTGATCCTCTGGTTCATACTCCGACCCAACGTCGTGAAGTTCCAAGTCACGGAAGCTAATTTAACGAGATTCGATCTCGAACCACAGAGCAATAGACTACATTACAACCTCTCGTTGAGTTTCTCGGTTCGTAACCCTAATCAACGTCTCGGGATACATTATGATCGGTTAGAGGCGAGGGGTTATTACGGTGACCAGCGTTTTGCTGAGGTGGATATGAAGTCGTTTTACCAGGGACGTAAGAGTACGAAGGAGATTGGGACGGAGTTGAACGGAGAGAGTTTGGTTTTGCTGGGTTCCGGTGGCCGGAAGGATCTCAGGGAGGATAGGAAGTCTGGGGTTTACAGGATCGACGTGACGCTGAGGTTTAAGATCAGGTTTAAGTTTGGGTTTTTGAACTCGTGGGCCTTTAAGCCCAAGATTAAGTGTCATCTCAAGGTTCCGTTGAGTTCCTCTGGTTCCACCGGAGGGTTGCAGTTTCATCCTACCAAGTGCCACGTTGACCTCTAA
- the LOC125601585 gene encoding 4-sulfomuconolactone hydrolase-like → MKYNIFEDMAAAATLRLTIPLAFSTHPLTSSLRFRAIKSIGKETSSFRTVKMAATVGSDPETTSSTSRVIDSHLHIWASPQEAATYPYFPGQEPTLTGDVEFLLKNMEDARVDGALIVQPINHKFDHSLVTSVLKKYPSKFVGCCLANPAEDGSGIKELESLVLESNYRAVRFNPYLWPSGQKMTNAVGKAMFSKAGELGVPVGFMCMKGLDLHIAEIEELCTEFPNTTVLLDHAGFCKVPENGEAKDTYSQLMELSRFPQVYVKFSALFRISRTGFPYQDLTPLLSQVVSNFGANRVMWGSDFPFVVLECGYKEAKEAVTIIAKQASLSSSDMDWIMGKTLMQLFPGQWVLP, encoded by the exons ATGAAGTATAATATCTTCGAGGATATGGCAGCAGCTGCGACTCTGAGATTAACGATTCCTTTAGCATTCTCCACTCACCCTCTAACCTCTTCCCTACGGTTCCGAGCAATCAAATCAATCGGCAAGGAGACATCATCCTTCAGAACGGTGAAAATGGCAGCTACTGTTGGGTCCGACCCTGAAACGACGTCGTCTACTTCCAGAGTCATCGATTCCCATCTCCACATCTGGGCTTCTCCTCAAGAG GCCGCGACTTACCCTTATTTTCCAGGCCAAGAACCTACATTGACTGGTGATGTCGAGTTCTTGCTCAAG AACATGGAAGATGCAAGAGTAGATGGAGCTCTTATTGTGCAACCCATCAATCACAAGTTTGATCACTCTTTAGTTACAAG TGTTCTGAAGAAGTACCCGTCGAAGTTTGTCGGATGCTGCCTTGCAAATCCTGCAGAAGATGGCAGTGGAATTAAGGAGCTTGAGAGTCTTGTTCTAGAG AGTAACTATCGCGCTGTTCGGTTCAATCCCTATTTGTGGCCGTCGGGTCAGAAG ATGACAAATGCTGTTGGAAAAGCTATGTTCTCCAAGGCAGGGGAGCTTGGTGTGCCTGTTGGCTTCATGTGCATGAAG GGTCTGGATCTGCACATAGCAGAGATTGAGGAACTGTGCACAGAGTTCCCAAATACAACTGTTTTACTAGATCACGCTGGATTCTGCAAAGTACCAGA AAATGGTGAGGCTAAGGATACTTATTCTCAACTCATGGAGCTCTCTAGATTCCCACAG GTATATGTGAAATTCAGTGCTCTATTCAGGATATCAAGAACTGGTTTCCCCTATCAGGACCTAACGCCTCTCCTATCTCAAGTTGTATCCAATTTTGGGGCAAATCGTGTCATGTGGGGCAG TGACTTCCCATTTGTGGTTCTTGAATGTGGATACAAAGAAGCCAAAGAAGCTGTGACCATTATTGCAAAACAAGCATCCTTGTCAAGTTCTGACATGGACTGGATCATGGGAAAGACGTTGATGCAGCTCTTCCCTGGACAATGGGTTCTTCCTTGA